The following coding sequences are from one Borrelia hermsii DAH window:
- a CDS encoding chromosome replication/partitioning protein, whose translation MNIKINNRVLANEEEQENVVSYYNSLKDRLKESFKREIHYKVEAIKILKEIKDNEYYKLDNYNSFESFVKEYKVAKTQAYAYLKLASALQDGILQEDYIIEHGIHNSLVLIGNERNKTIRKLRQNPIKPLRFQLKSHDSYDFYKKNAKFTSFLMDELFRDKKDLLEEFMKKFKSLKG comes from the coding sequence ATGAATATAAAGATAAATAATAGAGTTTTAGCAAATGAAGAAGAACAGGAGAATGTAGTAAGTTATTATAATTCTTTGAAAGATAGGTTGAAAGAGAGTTTTAAAAGAGAAATTCATTATAAAGTAGAGGCTATTAAAATTTTAAAAGAAATAAAAGATAATGAATATTATAAATTGGATAATTACAATAGCTTTGAAAGTTTTGTTAAGGAATATAAAGTAGCTAAAACGCAGGCATATGCATACTTGAAGTTAGCTAGTGCATTACAAGATGGTATCCTTCAAGAGGATTATATCATAGAGCATGGCATTCATAATTCATTGGTTTTGATAGGAAATGAAAGAAATAAAACAATAAGGAAATTAAGACAAAATCCAATAAAACCTTTGCGTTTTCAACTTAAAAGTCACGATAGTTATGATTTTTATAAGAAAAATGCAAAGTTCACAAGTTTCTTAATGGATGAATTATTTAGAGATAAAAAAGATTTACTCGAAGAATTTATGAAAAAATTTAAAAGTTTAAAAGGCTAA
- the bdr gene encoding Bdr family repetitive protein: MLINNLAYKTYRAEDLKWSSKTKGFTEESVGFILLHNDNSNFEVLREKMNSLEQQVINV; encoded by the coding sequence ATGCTTATAAATAACTTAGCATATAAAACATATAGAGCAGAAGATTTAAAATGGAGTTCTAAAACTAAGGGGTTTACTGAGGAATCAGTGGGTTTCATTTTACTTCATAATGACAATTCTAATTTTGAAGTCTTAAGAGAAAAGATGAATTCATTAGAACAACAAGTGATTAATGTGTAA
- a CDS encoding variable large family protein, which translates to MIKDNGDAVKFAKNNNGAFNATGRPKDATITGGIALKAMAKGSNVNDSTDDQEIIATEIKGITVSAATKSSDTHYCNKENN; encoded by the coding sequence ATGATTAAGGATAATGGCGATGCTGTTAAATTTGCCAAGAATAATAATGGGGCTTTTAACGCTACTGGTAGACCTAAAGATGCAACTATAACAGGAGGTATAGCATTAAAGGCTATGGCTAAAGGCAGCAATGTTAATGATAGTACCGATGATCAAGAGATTATTGCTACTGAAATTAAAGGAATAACAGTAAGTGCAGCTACTAAATCATCAGATACACACTATTGCAATAAGGAAAACAATTAA
- a CDS encoding variable large family protein, translating into MASDIKSGGNPNAAETETDINKLVAETLDKIIDVAKTVNEAIGNVNAPIGNIPDQSTTGTAAEEASVKFLSEGIGNIVNVVLKDVESADNGTDKRLKMGGG; encoded by the coding sequence ATGGCATCAGACATAAAGAGTGGAGGTAATCCTAATGCAGCTGAAACAGAGACCGATATTAACAAACTAGTTGCTGAAACACTTGATAAGATAATTGACGTAGCAAAGACAGTAAATGAAGCTATTGGTAATGTTAATGCTCCAATTGGTAATATTCCCGATCAATCAACAACTGGCACTGCTGCTGAAGAAGCTTCGGTTAAGTTCCTTAGCGAAGGAATTGGAAATATTGTAAATGTAGTACTTAAAGATGTAGAAAGCGCTGATAATGGTACCGATAAAAGGCTGAAGATGGGAGGTGGGTAG
- a CDS encoding Vsp/OspC family lipoprotein produces MRKRISAIIMTLFMVFMSCNNGGPELKNDEVAKSDGTVLDLAKISKKIKEASAFATSAKEVETLVKSIDGLVKAIGKKVEGSGSLGDDGGQNGSLISGAYSIVSAVSTKLEKLEKQDGVSTELKARVTAAKTASKKFTDTVKGASGDLGKKDASDENAKKALLKSDANGDKGAKDLIALNTAIDGLLKAANETVEAAIAELTTPVKGEKPSQNN; encoded by the coding sequence ATGAGAAAAAGAATAAGTGCAATAATAATGACTTTATTTATGGTGTTTATGTCATGTAATAATGGAGGCCCAGAGCTTAAAAATGACGAAGTAGCTAAGTCTGACGGAACAGTACTTGATTTGGCAAAAATAAGTAAAAAGATAAAAGAGGCTAGTGCTTTTGCAACAAGTGCTAAAGAAGTAGAGACTCTAGTTAAGTCAATAGATGGGCTTGTTAAAGCTATTGGAAAGAAAGTTGAGGGTTCGGGTAGTCTTGGTGATGATGGCGGTCAAAATGGTTCTTTAATTTCAGGAGCATATAGTATAGTATCTGCTGTAAGCACTAAATTGGAAAAATTAGAGAAACAAGATGGGGTTTCTACTGAATTGAAAGCAAGGGTTACTGCTGCTAAAACTGCAAGTAAAAAGTTTACAGATACAGTGAAAGGAGCAAGTGGTGATCTTGGCAAAAAAGATGCTTCTGATGAGAATGCAAAAAAAGCCCTACTTAAAAGTGATGCTAATGGAGATAAAGGCGCAAAAGATCTTATTGCTTTAAACACAGCAATAGATGGATTGTTAAAAGCTGCTAATGAGACGGTAGAAGCTGCAATAGCAGAGCTTACAACTCCTGTTAAGGGAGAAAAACCTTCTCAAAATAACTAA